The following proteins come from a genomic window of Sphaerisporangium rubeum:
- the fxsT gene encoding FxSxx-COOH system tetratricopeptide repeat protein produces the protein MIAFYGARTGVGKSTTLCNVALILAAAGRRVLIVDLGTEPPGPFSYLRELLPDDLGEAGEEPGRRPVPLRLDASGGVALLRRTPETFTVEEAARLRAELTGSPYDVVLLDAPANAPGVREMVSAAADQLVLCFPMSPQAVEEAARWIESARGATPQILPLAVRVDLGAGLPLAEARHMAQASGLGDDLLEIPYCAAYSVSEELAVLHDRPGAEGLRGAYEQLVTTITGGTVFPVRRVSIVYPSRRRHWAEWFAEQGTRHGIGVTLVREEDLGGTPPPQGHRWVALQPAELGEATRRRVRSLRALLVRLDGERLPDDLAGHEVVALGESPQEVLAAVPSVLGAGPAVRRKSEDERLPGSRPGLERLPRDDSEFRGRGTLLEDIRDLLSPGASGHVALVGPGGAGKTKTALEYARLFRGAYDVVWWLDAGHQDTIRAGLVDLAEHLLLSAQGDPVDAVRAHLASGKVSRWLLVCDDARSAEQVAAAVKPPAPGSGGVGHVLVTGRGYDWPEPFRQLTVREMDRDGAIGLLRDLVKGIREPDAEKVVATVEKQPLAVRLAGALIRRELLEQGSGRTRQTDLTDGDGVWQRGQYEQEVAERFVTEFGEESRRQGRRYGEQPDVYDVLVELAVQKLKEGVAGRAGEWLVEACAFLSPQGIGPGLLRSTSMLARIAEVDQRLSAPTLIDAVLRETDRYALIRAELGLPAEPVRMHRVVQESVRTRLSRAGLLDRRRLEITSVLAASAPRYMEDMATGDRDLLAELDRHLPTCGAITPGAPAEVRQWVLTQLRFLLSVGHVSAVHRARRLAEEARSAWSPTVPATHQDGMAQDAGAGQPARSTAHEELLVILARVHLRLSEGDGVVVNAERALPGLTRAYGTLHPLVLEATTILAAGLRLTGDFSGAYDQAARTLQGLRELFGANHPEVGRAMNNFARAAGHIGQFEEAVRVATDRVRRRKSLFGENDRFALHTACNIAYFYRELGRLEDARNLLRQAVRRLSWLDSPAELERLTARLGLAVTERRLGRLTTGLLQGNDQTLAELHAEFGPSHPLTMAGEVSANADRHVLRMWPEAAAGAARTLRRFRGLMGDDHPFTHICRANLAVYLTALGEFGDAESHSTRAMDGLLARLGDLHPFYLAVTANHAGVLAARGRWDEAIERERTALSGLVTVHGHGHPTTRLVKANLSRTESHQVTGREAVDIEIPS, from the coding sequence ATGATCGCTTTCTACGGCGCTCGCACGGGAGTGGGTAAGTCGACGACGCTGTGCAATGTCGCACTCATCCTCGCCGCCGCCGGCCGCCGGGTGCTGATCGTCGACCTCGGGACCGAACCGCCTGGCCCCTTCTCCTATCTGCGCGAACTGCTCCCCGATGACCTCGGCGAAGCCGGCGAGGAGCCCGGCCGTCGGCCGGTACCCCTGCGCCTCGACGCCTCCGGCGGCGTCGCGCTCCTGCGACGAACGCCGGAGACGTTCACCGTCGAGGAAGCCGCACGACTGCGCGCGGAGCTCACGGGATCGCCGTACGACGTGGTCCTCCTGGACGCACCCGCGAACGCACCCGGCGTGCGAGAGATGGTGTCGGCCGCCGCGGACCAACTCGTCCTGTGCTTCCCGATGAGCCCGCAGGCGGTCGAGGAGGCCGCGCGCTGGATCGAGTCGGCGAGAGGCGCCACACCACAGATCCTGCCACTGGCGGTGCGTGTCGACCTGGGTGCGGGCCTGCCACTGGCTGAGGCCAGGCACATGGCGCAGGCGTCCGGCCTTGGGGACGACCTCCTGGAGATCCCCTACTGCGCCGCGTACTCCGTATCGGAAGAGCTCGCCGTCCTGCACGACCGGCCCGGCGCGGAAGGGCTGCGTGGCGCTTACGAGCAGCTCGTCACCACGATCACTGGGGGTACCGTCTTCCCCGTCCGGCGCGTCTCCATCGTCTACCCGTCGCGCCGGCGGCACTGGGCCGAGTGGTTCGCGGAACAGGGCACACGCCATGGCATAGGCGTCACCCTGGTGCGGGAGGAAGACCTCGGAGGCACGCCGCCACCTCAGGGCCACCGCTGGGTGGCGCTCCAACCGGCCGAGCTCGGGGAGGCGACCCGCCGGCGCGTACGGTCGCTCCGCGCGCTGCTCGTCCGCCTGGACGGCGAACGTCTGCCTGACGACCTGGCGGGTCACGAGGTGGTCGCACTCGGCGAGTCACCCCAGGAAGTTCTCGCGGCCGTCCCTTCCGTCCTCGGCGCCGGGCCTGCCGTGCGGCGCAAGTCCGAGGACGAACGCCTTCCCGGCAGCCGGCCCGGCCTGGAGCGACTGCCGCGCGACGACAGCGAGTTCCGCGGCCGTGGCACACTGCTGGAGGACATCCGCGACCTGCTGAGCCCCGGCGCGAGCGGCCACGTCGCGCTGGTCGGGCCAGGTGGCGCGGGCAAGACCAAGACCGCCTTGGAGTACGCCAGACTCTTCCGCGGAGCCTACGACGTGGTCTGGTGGCTCGACGCCGGCCATCAGGACACCATCAGAGCGGGACTGGTCGACCTCGCCGAGCACCTCCTTCTGTCGGCGCAAGGCGATCCGGTGGACGCCGTACGCGCGCACCTCGCTTCCGGCAAGGTGTCCCGCTGGCTGTTGGTCTGCGACGACGCCAGATCCGCCGAGCAGGTGGCGGCGGCCGTGAAACCGCCGGCGCCGGGCTCAGGCGGCGTCGGTCACGTCCTGGTCACCGGCCGCGGCTACGACTGGCCGGAGCCGTTCAGGCAGTTGACGGTCAGGGAGATGGACCGTGACGGCGCCATCGGCCTGCTGCGCGACCTGGTGAAAGGCATCCGTGAGCCGGACGCGGAAAAGGTCGTCGCGACCGTCGAGAAGCAGCCTCTGGCGGTCCGCCTGGCCGGAGCCTTGATCCGCCGCGAGCTTCTGGAGCAGGGATCGGGCCGGACACGCCAGACCGACCTCACCGACGGCGACGGCGTGTGGCAGAGGGGACAGTACGAGCAGGAGGTCGCCGAAAGGTTCGTGACGGAGTTCGGCGAGGAATCCCGCCGGCAGGGACGCCGGTACGGCGAACAGCCCGACGTGTACGACGTGCTGGTCGAACTGGCGGTCCAGAAGCTGAAGGAGGGTGTGGCGGGTCGGGCCGGCGAATGGCTCGTGGAGGCGTGCGCGTTCCTGTCCCCTCAAGGCATCGGTCCTGGCCTGCTGCGTTCCACCTCCATGCTCGCTCGGATCGCCGAGGTCGATCAACGGCTGTCGGCACCCACGCTGATCGACGCGGTACTGCGGGAAACGGACCGCTACGCACTCATCCGCGCCGAACTCGGTCTTCCCGCCGAGCCGGTGCGCATGCACCGAGTGGTACAGGAATCCGTGCGCACGCGCCTGAGCCGCGCCGGCCTGCTCGATCGCAGGCGGCTGGAGATCACGTCTGTCCTCGCCGCGTCGGCCCCGCGCTACATGGAAGACATGGCCACCGGCGACCGGGACCTTCTGGCGGAACTCGACCGCCATCTGCCGACCTGTGGCGCGATCACCCCCGGAGCTCCCGCCGAGGTGCGCCAGTGGGTGCTCACCCAGCTCCGTTTCCTGCTCAGTGTGGGGCACGTGAGCGCCGTTCACCGGGCCCGGCGCCTGGCCGAGGAAGCGAGATCCGCCTGGAGCCCCACCGTACCCGCCACTCACCAGGACGGCATGGCACAGGACGCCGGCGCCGGACAGCCGGCCAGGAGCACGGCGCACGAAGAACTGCTCGTGATCCTGGCACGGGTGCACCTGCGCCTCAGCGAGGGTGACGGCGTCGTCGTGAACGCCGAACGCGCTCTTCCCGGCTTGACCCGTGCGTACGGCACTCTGCATCCCCTGGTCCTGGAGGCGACGACGATACTCGCCGCGGGGCTACGGCTGACCGGGGACTTCTCCGGCGCCTACGACCAGGCGGCACGGACGCTGCAGGGCCTGCGTGAGCTGTTCGGCGCCAACCACCCCGAGGTGGGCCGTGCGATGAACAACTTCGCCAGGGCCGCAGGACACATCGGCCAGTTCGAAGAAGCGGTGCGGGTGGCGACGGACCGCGTCAGGCGCCGTAAGTCGCTGTTCGGAGAGAACGACCGATTCGCCTTGCACACGGCCTGCAACATCGCTTACTTCTACCGCGAACTCGGCCGGCTCGAGGACGCGCGCAACCTCCTGCGGCAAGCGGTCCGGCGGCTGAGCTGGCTCGACTCCCCGGCCGAGTTGGAGCGCCTGACGGCACGCCTCGGGCTCGCCGTCACCGAACGCCGGCTCGGCCGGCTCACGACCGGCCTCCTGCAGGGTAACGACCAGACTCTCGCCGAGCTGCACGCGGAGTTCGGCCCTTCGCACCCCCTCACCATGGCCGGCGAGGTCAGCGCCAACGCCGACCGTCACGTCCTGCGGATGTGGCCTGAGGCCGCCGCGGGAGCGGCGCGGACACTGCGGCGGTTCCGCGGCCTGATGGGAGACGACCACCCGTTCACCCACATCTGCCGCGCCAACCTGGCGGTCTACCTGACGGCCTTGGGCGAGTTCGGCGACGCCGAGTCACACAGCACCCGGGCCATGGACGGTCTGCTCGCTCGGCTCGGCGACCTGCACCCCTTCTATCTCGCCGTCACCGCCAACCACGCCGGCGTCCTCGCCGCGCGAGGCCGGTGGGACGAGGCGATCGAGCGTGAGCGCACCGCGTTGTCAGGCCTTGTCACGGTCCATGGCCACGGCCACCCCACCACTCGCCTGGTCAAGGCCAACCTGAGCCGTACCGAGTCACATCAGGTGACGGGCCGAGAGGCCGTTGACATCGAGATTCCGAGCTAG
- a CDS encoding FxsB family cyclophane-forming radical SAM/SPASM peptide maturase codes for MLASGWHPAPLREFVLKVHSRCDLACDYCYVYRFADQRWRTQPRTMTSHVAELTAGRIAEHVRDHRLTRIRVILHGGEPLLRTPDDLAAVVTRVRRAVGPAVTVDASVQTNGVRLSEDYLRAFDQAGVRVGVSLDGDAADHDRHRRGPDGRGSHAAVTAAIRLLTSPRYRHLFGGLLCVIDPRTDPAGVYRSLSDLDPPMIDFLLPHGHWSSPPPGREAGDAATPYADWLITVFDLWYGASAPPPPVRLLESIVHTLLGGGPAVQGIGLGPVQTVVVETDGTIEQGDVLKTSRAGTTRSTLNVASAAFDRVLLSPPVVAQQLGPLALAPVCRSCDLRRTCGGGQYAHRYRDGAGFANPSVYCPDLYRLISHIRRRLRDDLTGRGGVAG; via the coding sequence ATGCTTGCCTCTGGCTGGCATCCCGCGCCACTTCGGGAATTCGTCCTGAAAGTGCACAGCAGATGCGATCTCGCCTGCGACTACTGCTACGTGTACCGATTCGCGGACCAGCGCTGGAGGACCCAGCCGCGCACCATGACCTCCCACGTCGCGGAGCTCACCGCCGGCCGCATCGCCGAACACGTCCGCGATCACCGGCTCACCCGCATCCGTGTCATCCTGCACGGCGGTGAGCCGTTGCTGCGGACGCCGGACGACCTCGCCGCCGTCGTCACACGGGTGCGGCGTGCCGTCGGCCCGGCGGTCACGGTGGACGCGAGCGTCCAGACCAACGGTGTGCGCCTGTCGGAGGACTACCTGCGCGCGTTCGACCAGGCCGGCGTCAGGGTCGGGGTGAGCCTCGACGGCGACGCCGCGGACCACGACCGGCATCGCCGCGGGCCGGACGGCCGAGGCAGCCACGCCGCGGTCACCGCCGCGATACGCCTCCTGACCTCCCCGCGATATCGCCACCTGTTCGGCGGGCTCCTGTGCGTGATCGATCCGCGGACCGATCCCGCCGGCGTCTACCGGAGCCTGTCGGACCTCGATCCCCCCATGATCGACTTCTTGCTTCCACACGGACACTGGTCGAGCCCGCCACCTGGCCGGGAGGCAGGCGACGCCGCGACGCCGTACGCCGACTGGCTGATCACGGTCTTCGACCTGTGGTATGGCGCTTCGGCACCACCTCCGCCGGTTCGGTTGCTGGAGAGCATCGTCCACACCCTCCTCGGTGGCGGGCCGGCCGTACAAGGCATCGGGCTCGGGCCCGTCCAGACCGTGGTGGTGGAGACCGACGGGACGATCGAGCAGGGTGACGTGCTGAAGACCTCCCGCGCGGGAACCACGCGGAGCACACTGAACGTGGCGTCCGCGGCGTTCGACCGTGTGCTGCTCAGCCCGCCGGTCGTCGCGCAGCAACTGGGGCCGCTCGCGCTCGCACCCGTCTGCCGCTCCTGCGATCTGCGCCGCACCTGCGGAGGAGGCCAGTACGCGCACCGTTACCGCGACGGCGCGGGCTTCGCCAATCCCTCGGTGTACTGCCCCGACCTGTACCGGCTGATCTCGCACATCAGGCGGCGGCTCCGTGACGACCTGACCGGCCGTGGAGGTGTCGCCGGATGA
- a CDS encoding aKG-HExxH-type peptide beta-hydroxylase: MSPPPHVLPAGVFGALARGEGGAEGVRLLAAAERSKHLLLVRSVAESFRDDGQGGTRAAEAYALLADLCAAVPAAAEEVLSYPSVGLWALTTLRAMRSGDHDRIRPERLAALALTVAARAGTDLAATVRTEHGGLGFPSLGGLRLSGAGDRAPLKVRVRDGHLELDEGRWVRLVPGHLGWRPVRRLRLGPPGGLWEICLDDVDAYSFPPHPCPRFVLHPPEVQAWRRSLQESAEVLSARHPAAAEEVREVVRVLTPVLASGDSHASASAQAAFGSVAMSRPVGGTHTAVMLVHEAQHQKLNALMTMFDLVRPLPDDQNDQYYAPWRSDPRPFIGLFHGAYAHLGVTSFWRAEWLHGTGGVPAAALYARWRDVTLEAVDRSLGTGRFTRLGRSFAEEMLRVLDGWRDERVPADAREWALREARRHRAHYAARNR; the protein is encoded by the coding sequence ATGAGTCCGCCGCCACACGTCCTTCCCGCCGGTGTGTTCGGCGCGCTGGCCCGTGGCGAAGGCGGCGCGGAAGGAGTGCGGCTGCTGGCGGCGGCCGAACGCAGCAAGCACCTGTTGCTGGTCAGGAGCGTCGCCGAGTCGTTCCGCGACGACGGACAGGGAGGCACGCGTGCCGCGGAGGCGTACGCGCTGCTCGCCGACCTGTGCGCGGCGGTCCCGGCGGCGGCCGAGGAGGTGCTCAGCTATCCGTCGGTGGGACTGTGGGCCCTCACCACGCTCCGTGCCATGCGGTCCGGGGATCACGACCGCATCCGGCCGGAACGCCTCGCGGCGCTGGCCCTCACGGTAGCGGCGCGTGCGGGGACCGATCTCGCGGCGACCGTCCGCACCGAACACGGCGGTCTCGGTTTCCCGTCCCTCGGCGGGTTGCGCCTGAGCGGCGCCGGTGACCGTGCGCCGCTCAAGGTCCGGGTGCGGGACGGCCATCTGGAACTGGACGAGGGCCGGTGGGTGCGCCTGGTACCGGGTCACCTCGGATGGCGGCCGGTGCGCCGGCTGCGTCTCGGTCCGCCAGGAGGGCTCTGGGAGATCTGTCTCGACGACGTCGACGCGTACAGTTTCCCCCCGCACCCCTGTCCCAGGTTCGTCCTGCACCCTCCTGAGGTGCAGGCGTGGCGTCGTTCGCTCCAGGAGTCGGCCGAGGTGCTCTCCGCGCGGCACCCTGCCGCCGCCGAGGAGGTACGGGAGGTGGTGCGTGTGCTCACGCCGGTGCTGGCCTCGGGTGACAGCCATGCCAGCGCGAGCGCGCAGGCCGCGTTCGGCTCGGTGGCGATGTCCCGGCCGGTCGGCGGCACACACACGGCGGTGATGTTGGTGCACGAGGCCCAGCACCAGAAGCTGAATGCGCTCATGACCATGTTCGACCTGGTTCGTCCCCTCCCGGACGACCAGAACGACCAGTACTACGCTCCCTGGCGCAGCGACCCCCGTCCGTTCATCGGCCTCTTCCACGGTGCCTACGCGCACCTCGGCGTCACGTCCTTCTGGCGCGCGGAGTGGCTGCACGGCACCGGCGGCGTTCCCGCCGCCGCCTTGTACGCACGCTGGCGGGACGTGACGCTCGAAGCCGTCGACCGGTCGCTCGGCACCGGCCGGTTCACCCGTCTCGGCCGGTCGTTCGCCGAGGAGATGCTGCGGGTCCTCGACGGCTGGCGGGACGAACGGGTGCCCGCGGACGCGCGGGAGTGGGCTCTGAGGGAGGCCCGGCGGCACCGTGCGCACTACGCGGCGCGGAACCGATGA
- a CDS encoding DNA alkylation repair protein yields the protein MAETTLTDTTVAELMAELAALDDPRAREVNEKHGDDHGVNLGELRAIAKRLKTHHELARRLWQTDDTAARLLALLICRPKSFDRDELNIMIRQTRAPKVHDWLVNYVVKKNPDAEALRVAWSTDPDPVVASAGWSLTADRVTKNPEGLDLSALLDTIEANMKEAPDRLQWSMNTCLAYIGIEHPEHRTRALEIGERLEVLKDYPTSPGCTSPFAPIWINEMVRRRQET from the coding sequence ATGGCCGAGACGACGCTCACCGACACCACGGTCGCCGAGTTGATGGCCGAACTGGCCGCGTTGGACGACCCCAGGGCACGCGAGGTGAACGAGAAACACGGCGATGACCACGGCGTGAACCTCGGCGAACTCCGCGCCATCGCGAAACGCCTGAAAACCCATCACGAACTCGCACGCCGCCTCTGGCAGACCGACGACACCGCGGCGAGGCTCCTGGCGCTCCTCATCTGCCGTCCCAAGTCCTTCGACCGCGACGAACTGAACATCATGATCCGCCAGACCCGCGCACCGAAGGTCCACGACTGGCTGGTCAACTACGTGGTGAAGAAGAACCCCGATGCCGAAGCCCTGCGCGTCGCGTGGTCCACCGACCCGGACCCCGTGGTCGCGAGCGCCGGCTGGTCCCTCACCGCCGACCGGGTCACCAAGAACCCCGAAGGCCTCGACCTCTCCGCGCTGCTCGACACCATCGAGGCGAACATGAAAGAGGCCCCCGACCGCCTCCAGTGGTCCATGAACACCTGCCTGGCCTATATCGGCATAGAACACCCCGAACACCGCACCCGCGCACTAGAGATCGGCGAACGCCTGGAGGTCCTCAAGGACTATCCGACCTCCCCCGGCTGCACGTCCCCGTTCGCCCCCATCTGGATCAACGAGATGGTGCGCCGGCGGCAGGAGACCTAG